A single window of Pyxicephalus adspersus chromosome 10, UCB_Pads_2.0, whole genome shotgun sequence DNA harbors:
- the LOC140339012 gene encoding uncharacterized protein: MHHRSHTGERPYSCLECGQSFSWKNGLVRHQRVHTGERPYACSECGKSFSYKSSLLHHQSVHTGELKYSCSECGKGFTAKASLLTHQVIHTGVRPYSCSECSKSFTSHNTLIKHRRIHTGERPFSCSVCGKSFPETHKLLRHQKIHTGERPFSCSVCGKSFSQKATLVIHQRIHTGERPFSCSECGKKFIEKQLLWNHLRIHTGERPYSCSECGKGFTKKQTLQQHQRIHTGELYSCSECGKSFTEIHKLLTHQKIHTGERPFSCSECGKSFTRYNTLLRHRKIHTGERPFSCSECGKSFTQNHKLRTHQRIHTGERPFSCSVCGKGFRQKQTLQQHQRIHTGERPYSCSDCGKCFFQNGQLLIHQRSHTGERPYSCSECGKRFSGKNGLVEHQKIHTGERPYSCSECGKDFAVKASLLTHQVIHTGVHPFSCSDCGKSFNLKESLVRHQTVHTDERPFPCSECGQCFKKKQILKVHQRIHTGERPYSCSDCGKRFIQKSHVIKHQIVHTGERPYSCSECGKGFCSKIGLVKHQKVHTGQR, translated from the coding sequence ATGCACCACAGAAGTCACACAGGAGAGCGTCCATATTCATGTTTAGAGTGTGGGCAAAGTTTTAGTTGGAAAAATGGACTTGTTAGACACCAGAGagttcacacaggtgagcgtccatATGCATGCTCagagtgtggaaaaagttttagtTATAAATCATCACTACTTCATCACCAGTCAGTTCACACAGGTGAGCTTAAATAttcatgttcagagtgcgggaaagGTTTCACTGCAAAGGCATCACTTCTTACACACCAAGTGATTCATACAGGTGTGCGCCCTTATTCCTGTTCAGAATGCAGTAAATCGTTTACTAGCCACAATACACTTATCAAACACCGGAGAATTCACACTGGTGAACGACCTTTTTCATGTTCAGTGTGTGGGAAATCATTTCCTGAAACCCACAAACTTCTCAGACATCAGAAAATTCACACCGGTGAgcgtcctttttcatgttcagtgtgtgggaaaagttttagtCAGAAAGCAACACTTGTTATACACCAAAGAATTCATACTGGAGAGCGTCCGTTTTCTTGTTCCGAGTGCGGAAAAAAGTTCATAGAGAAACAATTACTTTGGAATCACctgagaattcacacaggtgaacgtccttactcctgttcagagtgtgggaaaggTTTCACAAAGAAACAAACGCTTCAAcaacaccagagaattcacacaggtgaactTTACTCCTGCTCAGAGTGTGGAAAATCATTTACTGAAATCCACAAACTTCTCACACACCAGAAAATTCACACGGGTGAACGTCCTTTTTCATGTTCCGAGTGTGGGAAATCATTTACTAGATACAACACACTTCTCAGACACCGGAAAATTCACACGGGTGAacgtcctttttcatgttcagaatgcGGGAAATCATTTACTCAAAACCACAAACTTCGCacacaccagagaattcacacaggtgaacgtccaTTTTCCTGTTCAGTATGCGGGAAAGGTTTCAGACAGAAACAAACACTTCAAcaacaccagagaattcacacaggtgagcgtccttaTTCCTGTTCGgattgtgggaaatgtttttttcagaatggACAACTTCTTATTCACCAGAGAAGTCATACAGGTGAACGTCCTTATTCATGCTCAGAATGTGGGAAAAGATTCAGTGGGAAAAATGGACTTGTTGAACACCAGaaaattcacacaggtgagcgtccatattcatgttcagagtgcgggaagGATTTTGCTGTAAAGGCATCACTTCTTACACACCAAGTGATTCATACAGGTGTGCATCCTTTTTCCTGTTCAGACTGTGGGaaatcttttaatttaaaagaaagtcTTGTTAGACATCAGACGGTTCACACAGATGAGCGTCCTTTTCCATGTTCAGAGTGCgggcaatgttttaaaaagaaacaaatacttAAAGTACACCAGAGAATCcacacaggtgaacgtccttaTTCCTGTTCAGACTGTGGGAAAAGATTCATTCAGAAATCACACGTTATTAAGCACCAGATagttcacacaggtgagcgtccttaTTCATGCTCAGAATGTGGGAAAGGTTTTTGTAGCAAAATTGGACTTGTTAAACATCAGAAAGTTCACACAGGTCAGCGTTGA